CAAGAGATTGCGTCCTCGTAGCATGTTCAGGAGGCGTGGATTCGATTGCACTTCTTCACTTTCTTGCGGTGCACCGTGAGGAATTGGCTATTGAGGTTGCTGCGATTCATGTAGACCATATGTTGCGAGGAAATGAATCTGCTTTGGAAGGTGACGTTGTAAACGACCTTTGCAAACGACTAAATATCCCTTTTTACGGTGGACGAGTACCGGTGCCTGAAATTCTCGAAGAAGAAGGGGGCAATGTGCAAGCGGTATGCCGTGAGGGAAGGTATAATTTATTCGAAAAAATGTTGAGTGAAAAAGAATATAATGTCCTGGCTACGGGACATCATGCAGAAGACCAACTTGAAACGGTGTTAATGCAAATGACGAAGGGGGTTGTACCTTCAGGCATCCCGATGAAAAGGGAAATAGGCCAAGGTATGATCATTCGTCCCTTTCTACCAGTAACGAAAGAAGCACTTTATGCGTACGTGAAGGAAAATAACTTAAGGTTTTGCGAAGACCCTAGTAATCATAGTGATGCTTATATGCGAAATCGTTTTCGAAGACACGTTATCCCACATATGATGAGTGAAAATCCAAAAGTGCCGGAAAGGGTTGCCGAAATGGCTGGGAAGTTACAAGAGGATGAGGCATTTCTGTGGGCTACAGCGGAAGAACAATTAGGCAAGATAATTGGTTTTACGGAAGAGGGTCTGCCGACAATAAGCAAACAATCATTTGGAAGCATGCCAACTGCTTTACAAAGGCGAATGATTAAACTACTATTAGATTATCTTTATGATAATTATAAAGTCCACGTTCGTTATAAATATACACTCATCGACCAGTTGTTACATCATCTCGGATCTGAGGATGGAAACGTCTCGATTCATCTCCCATTAGGTTATCGGTTTGTAAGAGAATACGACAAGTTAACCTTCGCAAAAGAAGATAACCTGTCAAGTGCTTCAGCAATGATAAAAGTCATGCCAAAAGGTGAGAAAACGGATTGGTTAAATGGTGGCTGGATTTATTGGGCGGAGATTGATGAGACAAGACCAGATTTACTTGTCCAAGCTAAGGAAATCAGGTATTTTACTTTACTCGATGATGCATTGCCGCTTTCGGTCAGGCAAAGAAAAGAAGGCGACAGGATGTTATTAACTGGGATGACAAATCCTAAACGGTTATCAAGGATATTTATCGATGAAAAAGTGATGTTGTCATTACGTGACGAGTTGCCAGTTATCGTTACAAATAATGATGATGTATGTGCAGTACCAGGTTTACGTTACGGCGCCTCGTTTTCCAAGAACAGGCTAACGACGAGCCGGTACATATTTATTTTAGGGAAGTATTAAGCCATTACTGAGGAGGAATCTCGATGCTCGCCAAAGACATTGAAGAAGTACTAATTACGGAAGAAGAAATTCAACAAAAGATTGATGAGCTAGGTGCCGCGCTTACTGAAGAGTATAAAGATAAGTTTCCGCTTGCGATTGGTGTACTTAAAGGTGCCCTGCCATTCATGAGTGATCTTATTAAACGCATTGATGCTTATATTGAGCTCGATTTTATGGATGTGTCAAGTTACGGGAATGC
This window of the Sporosarcina sp. 6E9 genome carries:
- the tilS gene encoding tRNA lysidine(34) synthetase TilS, translated to MDSFNDTILQFIRGKRLLKARDCVLVACSGGVDSIALLHFLAVHREELAIEVAAIHVDHMLRGNESALEGDVVNDLCKRLNIPFYGGRVPVPEILEEEGGNVQAVCREGRYNLFEKMLSEKEYNVLATGHHAEDQLETVLMQMTKGVVPSGIPMKREIGQGMIIRPFLPVTKEALYAYVKENNLRFCEDPSNHSDAYMRNRFRRHVIPHMMSENPKVPERVAEMAGKLQEDEAFLWATAEEQLGKIIGFTEEGLPTISKQSFGSMPTALQRRMIKLLLDYLYDNYKVHVRYKYTLIDQLLHHLGSEDGNVSIHLPLGYRFVREYDKLTFAKEDNLSSASAMIKVMPKGEKTDWLNGGWIYWAEIDETRPDLLVQAKEIRYFTLLDDALPLSVRQRKEGDRMLLTGMTNPKRLSRIFIDEKVMLSLRDELPVIVTNNDDVCAVPGLRYGASFSKNRLTTSRYIFILGKY